A stretch of Vulpes vulpes isolate BD-2025 chromosome 4, VulVul3, whole genome shotgun sequence DNA encodes these proteins:
- the AIFM2 gene encoding ferroptosis suppressor protein 1, translated as MGSQVSVDMGAVRVVIVGGGFGGIAAASQLQTLNIPFMLVDMKDSFHHNVAALRASVESGFAKKTFISYSVTFKENFRQGLVVEIDVQNRMVLLEDGEALPFSHLILATGSTGLFPGKFNQVSSRELAIQAYEDMVKQVQRSQSVVVVGGGSAGVEMAAEVKTEFPEKEVTLIHSQVALADKELLPCVRQEAKEILLQKGVQLLLSERVSNLEDLPLNEYRERIQVHTDKGTEVATNLVIVCNGIKVNSSAYHSAFDDHLASNGALRVNEYLQVEGYSHIYAIGDCADVKEPKMAYHAGLHASVAVANIVNSRKQRPLKAYKPGALTFLLAMGRNDGVGQISGFYVGRLMVRLAKSRDLFVSSSWKTMRQSPP; from the exons ATGGGgtcccaggtctctgtggacatgGGAGCCGTGCGCGTGGTGATCGTGGGTGGCGGCTTCGGTGGGATCGCTGCTGCCAGCCAGCTGCAGACTCTGAACATCCCCTTCATGCTGGTGGACATGAAGGACTCCTTTCACCACAACGTGGCAGCCCTCCGGGCCTCCGTGGAAAGTG GCTTTGCAAAAAAGACATTCATTTCCTACTCGGTGACCTTTAAGGAGAACTTCCGGCAGGGGCTAGTCGTAGAGATCGACGTGCAGAATCGGATGGTGCTGCTGGAGGATGGTGAG gccctgcccttctCCCATCTTATCCTGGCCACCGGCAGCACCGGGCTCTTCCCGGGCAAATTTAACCAGGTTTCCAGCCGGGAGCTGGCTATCCAGGCCTATGAGGACATGGTGAAGCAG GTCCAGCGCTCACagtcggtggtggtggtgggaggcgGCTCTGCCGGCGTGGAGATGGCAGCGGAGGTTAAGACCGAATTCCCCGAGAAAGAG GTCACTCTCATCCACTCCCAAGTGGCCCTTGCTGACAAGGAGCTCCTGCCCTGTGTCCGGCAGGAAGCGAAGGAGATCCTGCTCCAGAAAGGCGTGCAGCTGCTGCTGA GTGAGCGGGTGAGCAACCTGGAGGACCTGCCTCTTAACGAGTATCGAGAGCGCATCCAAGTGCACACGGACAAAGGCACGGAGGTGGCCACCAACTTGGTGATCGTCTGCAACGGCATTAAAGTCAACAGCTCTGCCTACCACAGTGCATTTG ATGATCACCTGGCCAGCAATGGCGCTCTGAGAGTGAACGAGTACCTCCAGGTGGAGGGCTACAGTCACATCTACGCCATTGGCGACTGTGCGGACGTGAAGGAACCCAAAATGGCCTATCATGCCGGCCTCCATGCCAGCGTCGCCGTGGCCAACATTGTCAACTCCAGGAAGCAGAGGCCCCTCAAGGCCTATAAGCCAG GTGCGCTGACGTTCCTCCTGGCCATGGGGAGAAATGATGGCGTGGGCCAGATCAGTGGCTTCTATGTGGGGCGGCTCATGGTGCGGCTGGCCAAGAGCCGGGACCTGTTCGTCTCCTCCAGCTGGAAGACCATGCGACAGTCTCCACCTTGA